From one Desulfurobacterium thermolithotrophum DSM 11699 genomic stretch:
- the rpsI gene encoding 30S ribosomal protein S9, with protein MADIRYYGTGKRKTAIARVWLVPNGEGKINIKLSKNKTVDAATYFGRLALLKIMEQPFDVTGTNGRFDVICTVKGGGKSAQADAIKFGIAKALLAFNPELRQTLKKAGFLTRDARIKERKKYGQRGARARYQWSKR; from the coding sequence ATGGCTGATATAAGATATTATGGAACAGGAAAAAGAAAGACCGCAATAGCAAGAGTTTGGCTTGTTCCTAATGGAGAAGGAAAAATAAACATAAAGCTTTCAAAGAATAAAACAGTTGATGCTGCTACGTACTTTGGAAGACTTGCTCTTTTAAAAATAATGGAGCAACCTTTCGATGTAACTGGAACTAACGGAAGATTTGATGTTATCTGTACTGTAAAGGGTGGTGGAAAGTCTGCTCAAGCTGATGCAATAAAGTTTGGTATTGCTAAAGCTCTTCTTGCATTTAATCCTGAGCTAAGGCAAACTCTTAAGAAAGCTGGATTCCTTACAAGAGACGCAAGAATCAAGGAAAGAAAGAAATACGGACAGAGAGGAGCTCGTGCAAGATACCAGTGGTCCAAACGTTAA
- a CDS encoding ATP-dependent Clp protease ATP-binding subunit, translated as MFERFTAKARQIIIKSKEQAVALRCEKLGTEHILLALLRDDEIANQILSKYNISKARIQEIIISQVQPVSYEVDVNTITFSTEARRVLEHALEESKILGHAYVGPEHLFIALAKERLGLAGRILRSYGLDHYTLRREVSNLLKGIAREKKATKRSSTPNLDKFGRDLTKLAEEGKLDPVIGREKEIERVTHILARRRKNNPVLIGEPGVGKTAIVEGLALKIAKGDVPEKLKNKRIVSLDMASLIAGTKYRGQFEERLKAIVKELENNKNVILFIDEIHTLVGAGAAEGSMDASNILKPSLSRGEIQVIGATTIDEYRKYIEKDGALERRFQPVMVEEPTVEDAIEILKGLKPKFEEFHNVEITDGAIERAVKLSVRYINDRKLPDKAIDIIDEAGAKAQLQASRKDSKVEELEKEIEKVKSLKEEALAMAEYEKAHYYKQQELVLLAELEEIKRKLKRKQKEEKIVIDEAKVEEIVALWTGIPVQQLQEKEAEKLLRLEGELHKRVVGQEEAVKAVAKAIKRSRLGIRSSAQRPIGSFLFLGPTGVGKTELAKALAEALFGDEKAMIRIDMSEYMEKHTVSRLIGAPPGYIGYEEGGQLTEAVRRKPYTVILLDEIEKAHPDVLNILLQIMEDGRLTDGLGRTVSFTNAILIMTSNLGAKHLISSQKGMGFEVTDGKEEERSFERMKSFVLDEVKRYFKPEFVNRLDEIIVFHPLTKEDVKEIVRRQVERLNEELKERNLKVHVTNRFIEYVVNREFKKEYGARTIRRALQSLIEDRLTDEILMGRFTEGGNVVFDITPKGKISVREKKSRKKKQTMGV; from the coding sequence ATGTTTGAAAGATTTACGGCTAAAGCAAGACAGATAATTATTAAGTCTAAAGAACAAGCTGTTGCTTTAAGATGCGAAAAACTTGGTACAGAGCATATTTTATTAGCTCTTTTAAGGGATGATGAGATTGCAAACCAAATACTATCAAAGTATAACATTTCAAAGGCAAGAATTCAGGAAATTATTATATCTCAAGTTCAACCTGTAAGCTATGAAGTTGATGTAAATACTATAACTTTCTCTACAGAAGCTAGAAGAGTTCTTGAGCATGCTTTAGAAGAATCCAAAATTCTAGGTCATGCTTATGTAGGACCAGAACACCTGTTTATAGCTCTTGCAAAAGAAAGACTTGGTCTTGCTGGAAGAATTTTGAGAAGTTATGGCCTTGATCACTATACATTAAGGAGAGAGGTTTCAAATCTTCTCAAAGGTATAGCAAGAGAGAAAAAGGCTACCAAGAGGTCTTCTACACCAAACCTTGACAAATTTGGAAGAGATCTTACAAAGCTTGCAGAGGAAGGTAAGCTTGATCCCGTAATTGGAAGAGAAAAAGAGATTGAAAGGGTAACTCATATACTTGCAAGACGAAGAAAGAACAATCCTGTTTTAATAGGTGAACCTGGTGTTGGCAAAACAGCAATTGTAGAAGGACTTGCTCTAAAAATTGCTAAGGGTGATGTGCCGGAAAAACTAAAGAATAAGAGAATAGTATCTCTTGATATGGCTTCTCTCATTGCAGGAACCAAGTATAGAGGTCAGTTTGAGGAAAGATTAAAAGCGATTGTTAAAGAGTTGGAGAACAATAAAAATGTGATTCTTTTTATTGATGAAATCCATACTCTTGTTGGTGCTGGAGCAGCAGAAGGTTCAATGGACGCTTCAAATATACTGAAACCTTCTTTATCAAGGGGAGAAATTCAGGTAATTGGAGCAACAACAATAGATGAGTATAGAAAATACATAGAAAAAGATGGAGCTCTTGAAAGAAGGTTCCAGCCTGTAATGGTTGAAGAACCAACTGTTGAAGATGCAATTGAGATACTTAAAGGTCTTAAACCAAAATTTGAGGAATTCCATAACGTTGAAATAACAGATGGAGCTATTGAAAGAGCAGTAAAACTTTCTGTAAGGTACATAAATGACAGAAAATTGCCAGATAAGGCAATTGACATAATTGATGAAGCAGGTGCTAAAGCGCAACTTCAAGCAAGTCGCAAAGATAGCAAAGTAGAAGAACTTGAGAAAGAAATAGAAAAAGTTAAATCACTTAAAGAAGAAGCTTTGGCAATGGCTGAATACGAAAAGGCTCATTACTACAAGCAGCAAGAACTCGTTCTTCTTGCTGAACTTGAAGAGATAAAGAGAAAACTAAAGAGAAAACAAAAGGAGGAAAAAATAGTTATAGACGAAGCTAAAGTTGAAGAAATAGTTGCACTATGGACAGGAATACCGGTTCAACAGCTTCAGGAAAAAGAAGCGGAAAAATTACTTAGGCTTGAAGGTGAACTTCATAAAAGAGTTGTTGGCCAAGAAGAAGCCGTTAAAGCGGTTGCAAAGGCTATTAAACGTTCAAGACTTGGAATAAGGAGTAGTGCTCAAAGACCTATTGGTTCTTTTCTATTCCTTGGACCAACAGGAGTTGGAAAGACTGAACTGGCAAAAGCTCTTGCTGAAGCTCTTTTTGGTGATGAAAAGGCAATGATAAGAATTGATATGTCTGAATACATGGAAAAACATACAGTATCAAGGCTCATTGGTGCACCTCCAGGATATATTGGTTATGAAGAAGGTGGACAGTTAACAGAAGCTGTTAGACGTAAACCTTATACAGTAATTCTCCTTGATGAGATAGAAAAGGCGCATCCTGATGTTCTTAATATTCTTCTTCAAATTATGGAAGATGGAAGACTTACAGATGGACTTGGAAGAACAGTTTCATTTACGAACGCAATACTAATTATGACTTCAAACCTTGGAGCAAAGCATCTTATTTCCTCTCAAAAAGGAATGGGATTTGAAGTAACGGATGGAAAAGAAGAAGAGCGTTCCTTTGAAAGAATGAAGTCATTTGTTCTTGACGAGGTCAAGCGATACTTTAAACCTGAATTTGTAAATAGATTAGACGAAATAATTGTTTTCCATCCACTTACAAAGGAAGATGTAAAAGAAATTGTAAGAAGACAGGTTGAAAGGTTGAACGAAGAGCTGAAGGAAAGAAACTTAAAGGTTCATGTTACAAACAGATTTATAGAATACGTTGTTAACAGAGAATTCAAGAAGGAATATGGGGCAAGGACAATAAGAAGAGCTCTTCAATCTCTTATTGAAGATAGACTTACAGATGAAATACTAATGGGAAGATTTACTGAAGGTGGTAATGTTGTTTTTGACATAACACCAAAAGGAAAGATTTCAGTGAGAGAAAAAAAGAGTCGAAAGAAGAAGCAGACAATGGGAGTATAA
- a CDS encoding IS481 family transposase, producing MKQLKRFKGTSLHISSTNTAFKETLKEGRRVKKKLDLTKDRNVKRRLKWIEYYHKTGNARKTCRYFGISPTTFYKWKKRYDKYGIEGLQDRNKRPHKVRQPQTEPEIEHIIVTIREKFPTWSKEKIAAFMERYLNVKISSSTVYRVLKRHGLIERTWKLKSTYKRKKQKGKKNRTRKGLRADKPGTILMDVKYLYWCGKTFYQFTAIDKFTRIAFAKVYSTKSSRSGRRFFEELEKFLPFKIEKVQTDNGSEFLGELDEYLKRKGIEHYFSYPKSPKTNAHVERFIQTTESELWMIEGTEPTVDEMNKKLFEYLKIYNFLRPHHSLNYKTPAEKFEDYIRSHQGVHHVLNSNSFLTIPIYFSKFPRARYIFGVQEKRQILEENR from the coding sequence ATGAAACAATTGAAAAGATTCAAAGGAACATCCCTCCATATATCAAGCACAAATACAGCATTCAAAGAAACCCTGAAAGAAGGAAGAAGAGTAAAAAAGAAACTTGACCTAACAAAAGACAGAAATGTTAAAAGGAGACTCAAATGGATAGAGTATTACCACAAAACAGGCAACGCCAGAAAAACATGCAGATACTTTGGCATCAGTCCAACAACCTTCTACAAGTGGAAAAAAAGATACGACAAGTACGGGATAGAAGGACTCCAAGACAGAAACAAAAGACCTCATAAAGTAAGACAACCCCAAACAGAACCTGAAATAGAACACATCATCGTCACAATAAGGGAAAAATTCCCAACCTGGAGCAAAGAAAAGATAGCAGCCTTCATGGAAAGATACCTAAATGTAAAAATATCATCCTCTACAGTTTACAGGGTTCTCAAAAGACACGGACTAATAGAAAGAACCTGGAAACTAAAAAGTACCTACAAGAGGAAGAAACAGAAAGGGAAAAAGAACCGCACCAGAAAAGGACTAAGAGCAGACAAACCAGGAACAATCCTCATGGACGTTAAATACCTCTACTGGTGCGGTAAAACCTTTTACCAGTTCACGGCAATAGACAAGTTCACCCGAATAGCATTTGCCAAGGTTTATTCTACAAAAAGCAGCAGGAGCGGAAGAAGGTTTTTTGAAGAACTTGAAAAATTTCTTCCCTTCAAGATAGAGAAAGTTCAAACGGATAACGGGAGCGAATTTTTAGGGGAGTTAGACGAATATCTTAAAAGAAAAGGGATAGAACACTACTTTAGTTATCCGAAATCTCCCAAGACTAATGCGCATGTAGAAAGGTTTATTCAAACGACAGAAAGTGAACTATGGATGATAGAAGGAACAGAACCGACTGTTGATGAGATGAATAAAAAACTTTTTGAGTATTTAAAGATTTACAACTTTCTTAGACCCCATCACTCTTTAAATTACAAGACTCCCGCTGAGAAGTTTGAGGACTATATTAGAAGTCATCAAGGTGTCCACCATGTATTGAACTCGAACAGCTTCTTGACAATTCCGATTTACTTTAGTAAATTCCCACGTGCCCGCTACATTTTCGGCGTTCAAGAAAAACGCCAAATTTTGGAGGAAAACAGATGA
- a CDS encoding ABC transporter ATP-binding protein, whose amino-acid sequence MEIIVETVNLWKVYETETDKVKALKGVNLKLRKGEFSLLMGASGSGKSTLLHLLGTLDKPTEGKVLYKGKDLSLLNSKKLATFRNKKIGFVFQFHYLINELTILENVMVPLLLAGEKKSEAKKKATELLQIIGLGYRLSHRPFEISGGEKQRAAIARALINSPEIVLADEPTGNLDTETTASVLSLMRELNKKFGTTFLIATHNKDLEKFADNIYFIKDGILLN is encoded by the coding sequence ATGGAAATCATCGTTGAGACAGTTAACCTTTGGAAAGTATATGAAACAGAAACTGACAAAGTAAAAGCTTTAAAAGGAGTAAATTTGAAATTAAGAAAAGGGGAATTTTCTTTACTTATGGGAGCTTCAGGTTCTGGAAAATCTACCTTACTTCACCTTCTTGGAACTCTTGATAAACCAACAGAAGGAAAAGTTCTTTATAAGGGAAAAGATTTATCCTTGTTAAATAGCAAAAAACTTGCTACTTTTAGAAATAAAAAAATTGGATTTGTTTTCCAGTTTCACTATCTTATAAATGAGTTAACGATTCTTGAAAATGTGATGGTTCCTCTACTTCTTGCTGGGGAGAAAAAATCTGAAGCAAAAAAGAAAGCAACAGAGCTATTGCAAATTATAGGTCTTGGGTATAGATTATCTCACAGACCGTTTGAGATTTCGGGCGGTGAGAAACAAAGAGCTGCGATTGCAAGAGCTCTTATAAATTCTCCAGAAATTGTTTTGGCAGATGAACCTACAGGAAATCTTGATACCGAAACTACTGCTTCAGTTTTGTCCCTCATGCGGGAATTAAACAAAAAGTTTGGTACTACTTTCTTAATAGCTACTCATAACAAAGACCTGGAAAAGTTTGCAGATAACATATACTTTATAAAGGATGGTATCTTATTAAACTAA
- a CDS encoding macro domain-containing protein, which translates to MKVLLEKNYNGVKIKVIHGDITDECTEAIVNAANSSLQHGGGVAGAIVKKGGTIIQEESNRIGYVPTGKAVYTSAGNLKAKYVIHTVGPIWGEGNEEEKLRSAIRSALEVAERLKLKSIALPAVSTGVFGYPKELGVKVIADEVQKYIDSHPETTIREIHFTNIDKLTSELFYNEFK; encoded by the coding sequence ATGAAAGTTCTTCTTGAAAAAAATTACAATGGAGTAAAGATAAAAGTTATTCACGGTGATATTACAGATGAATGTACTGAAGCAATAGTAAACGCTGCAAATAGTAGCTTGCAGCATGGGGGAGGTGTAGCAGGTGCTATTGTGAAAAAAGGAGGAACAATTATTCAAGAAGAAAGCAATAGAATTGGCTACGTCCCAACAGGTAAAGCTGTTTATACCTCTGCTGGCAATCTTAAGGCAAAATACGTAATTCACACAGTAGGTCCTATTTGGGGAGAGGGAAACGAAGAAGAAAAGCTAAGAAGTGCTATAAGATCTGCTCTTGAAGTTGCTGAAAGACTAAAACTCAAATCTATAGCTTTGCCGGCTGTAAGTACGGGAGTATTTGGGTATCCAAAAGAACTAGGAGTAAAAGTCATAGCTGACGAAGTTCAAAAATATATTGATAGTCATCCTGAAACAACTATAAGAGAAATCCACTTTACTAACATAGATAAATTAACGTCAGAGCTCTTTTATAACGAATTTAAATAA
- the uvrA gene encoding excinuclease ABC subunit UvrA has translation MKDKIIIKGARQHNLKNIDLEIPKNSLVVITGVSGSGKSSLAFDTLYAEGQRRYVESLSAYARQFLELMEKPDVDLIEGLSPAISIEQKTVSKNPRSTVGTTTEIHDYLRVLFARAGTPCCPKCNVPIEPQTIQEIVDRILKLEGKRIIIISPVVRERKGEHRELIERLFKQGFRRLRIDGKEYRIEEALNLKLEKKVKHTIEVIVDRLKVNPKDKTRIADSVEIAVNLSEGLVTLQDYDTKEEETFSTKGACPICGFSYKEISPRLFSFNSPLGACPECGGLGFRLTIDPDLLIDWDKPIIEAIELVEKAKFEYLKDLIETGCEYLGISSYTKASKLSKKELDFLFYAEKQELRVFNTVPYSRGNYKPYYFEGIIRHLERRYMESESDYVKELIEPYLREVTCEKCKGRRLNEEALSVKIGGLNIAEVEFMSVKECYEFFKRMKFSGQKAIVAERVLKEVKNRLKFLLDVGLDYLTLDRRTSTLSGGESQRIRLATQIGSRLTGVLYVLDEPSIGLHQRDNRRLIDTLKGLRDLGNTVVVVEHDIETIESADFIVDMGPGAGVHGGEVVAVGTPEEIKSSERSLTGKYLSGKLKIEVPKERRKPADKWLRIIGAREHNLKNITVEIPLGLFVCVTGVSGSGKSTLINEILYKALAKEIYKSKVTPGKHDRIEGLEFVDKVVRVDQSPIGRTPRSNPATYVDVFTHIRELFAATPEARARGYKKGRFSFNVPGGRCEACKGDGVVKIEMHFLPDVYVTCETCGGKRYNRETLEITYKGKNIYDILEMTVEEAIEFFKNHPKILNKLQTLYDVGLGYIKLGQPATTLSGGEAQRIKLAKELSKKGTGKTVYILDEPTTGLHIHDIKKLIDVLQRLVDKGNTVIVIEHNLDFIKCADWIIDLGPEGGNRGGEVVAIGSPEEVAKTDTWTGKFLREVLS, from the coding sequence ATGAAGGATAAAATCATAATTAAAGGTGCACGTCAACACAATTTAAAAAATATTGATCTTGAAATTCCTAAGAATAGTTTGGTTGTTATTACTGGAGTTTCTGGTTCAGGAAAATCATCTCTTGCCTTTGACACTCTCTACGCTGAGGGTCAGAGGCGTTATGTTGAAAGTCTTTCTGCCTATGCAAGGCAGTTCCTTGAGCTTATGGAAAAACCAGACGTTGACCTGATAGAAGGACTTTCTCCTGCTATATCCATTGAGCAGAAGACGGTTTCTAAGAATCCCCGTTCAACAGTTGGAACAACGACAGAGATTCACGACTATTTGAGAGTTCTCTTTGCAAGAGCTGGTACACCTTGCTGTCCAAAGTGCAACGTTCCTATTGAACCTCAAACTATTCAGGAAATAGTTGACAGGATTTTAAAACTTGAAGGGAAAAGGATAATTATCATTTCTCCTGTCGTAAGGGAAAGAAAAGGAGAACATAGAGAACTGATAGAGAGACTTTTCAAACAAGGATTTAGAAGACTCAGGATTGATGGAAAAGAATACAGAATAGAAGAAGCTTTAAACCTTAAGCTTGAGAAGAAAGTAAAACATACAATAGAAGTAATTGTTGATAGATTAAAGGTAAATCCAAAGGATAAAACAAGAATTGCAGACTCTGTTGAGATAGCAGTAAATCTCTCTGAAGGTCTTGTTACGCTGCAAGATTACGATACAAAAGAGGAGGAGACTTTTTCAACAAAGGGTGCCTGTCCTATTTGTGGATTTAGCTATAAGGAAATTTCCCCAAGGCTATTTTCTTTCAATAGTCCCCTTGGAGCATGTCCTGAGTGTGGAGGACTCGGCTTTAGGCTTACAATAGATCCAGACCTTTTAATTGACTGGGATAAACCGATTATAGAAGCTATTGAACTTGTTGAAAAAGCAAAATTTGAGTACTTAAAGGATTTAATAGAAACAGGATGTGAATATTTAGGAATTTCCTCTTATACGAAAGCTTCAAAGTTGTCAAAAAAGGAACTCGACTTTCTTTTCTATGCAGAGAAACAGGAATTAAGAGTCTTTAACACAGTTCCTTATAGCCGTGGAAACTATAAACCTTACTACTTTGAAGGAATAATCAGACACCTTGAAAGACGGTATATGGAATCAGAATCTGATTACGTTAAAGAATTGATAGAGCCATATCTTAGAGAAGTTACATGTGAAAAGTGTAAGGGAAGAAGGTTAAATGAAGAAGCTCTTTCTGTAAAGATTGGTGGGCTTAATATTGCTGAAGTTGAATTTATGAGTGTTAAAGAGTGTTATGAGTTCTTTAAAAGGATGAAGTTTTCAGGTCAAAAAGCAATTGTTGCTGAAAGAGTTTTAAAAGAAGTAAAGAATAGACTTAAGTTCTTACTCGATGTTGGTCTTGACTATTTAACCCTTGATAGGAGAACTTCTACTCTTTCCGGTGGTGAGTCTCAAAGAATAAGACTTGCAACACAAATAGGTTCACGGCTTACAGGAGTTCTCTATGTTCTTGATGAGCCAAGTATAGGTCTTCACCAAAGAGATAACAGAAGGCTTATTGATACCCTTAAAGGTTTGAGGGATCTTGGTAATACTGTTGTTGTTGTTGAACATGACATTGAAACTATAGAAAGTGCCGACTTTATCGTTGATATGGGGCCAGGTGCTGGAGTCCATGGTGGTGAAGTTGTTGCTGTAGGAACGCCGGAAGAGATAAAGAGTAGTGAAAGATCTCTGACGGGTAAGTACCTTTCTGGTAAGCTGAAGATTGAAGTTCCCAAAGAGAGGAGAAAACCCGCAGATAAGTGGTTGCGGATAATTGGCGCAAGGGAACACAACCTTAAAAACATTACTGTTGAGATTCCATTGGGACTTTTTGTCTGTGTTACCGGTGTTTCAGGTTCGGGAAAATCTACTTTAATAAACGAAATCCTTTATAAAGCATTGGCAAAGGAAATCTATAAAAGTAAGGTAACTCCTGGAAAACATGACAGGATTGAGGGACTTGAGTTTGTTGATAAAGTTGTGAGAGTTGATCAGTCTCCAATTGGCAGGACTCCAAGATCAAACCCAGCCACTTATGTAGATGTTTTTACACATATCAGGGAACTCTTTGCTGCAACTCCAGAAGCAAGGGCAAGAGGTTATAAAAAGGGAAGATTTTCATTTAATGTTCCAGGTGGTAGGTGTGAAGCCTGTAAGGGTGATGGAGTTGTAAAGATTGAGATGCATTTTTTGCCAGATGTCTATGTAACCTGTGAAACTTGCGGTGGGAAACGCTACAACAGAGAAACTCTTGAGATTACTTATAAAGGTAAGAACATTTACGACATTCTTGAAATGACCGTTGAGGAAGCTATAGAGTTCTTCAAAAATCATCCAAAAATCCTAAATAAACTCCAAACCCTTTATGATGTAGGTTTAGGTTACATAAAACTAGGACAACCTGCAACAACCCTTTCAGGTGGCGAAGCGCAGAGAATAAAACTTGCAAAAGAACTTTCTAAAAAGGGAACAGGAAAAACCGTTTATATCCTTGATGAACCAACAACGGGACTTCACATACACGATATAAAAAAATTAATAGATGTTCTTCAAAGACTTGTAGATAAAGGTAATACAGTAATAGTCATTGAACATAACCTTGACTTTATAAAATGTGCCGACTGGATAATTGATCTTGGCCCTGAAGGGGGAAATAGGGGTGGAGAAGTCGTTGCTATAGGAAGTCCTGAAGAAGTTGCAAAGACAGATACCTGGACAGGTAAGTTTTTAAGAGAAGTTCTGTCGTAG
- a CDS encoding 16S rRNA (uracil(1498)-N(3))-methyltransferase, which yields MQRFKVDKVGNGVAYLRGQEARHALKVLRLRKGDEIIIFDGEGREYLAEIEAASPTSVRLKVLEEININRDSHLKTTLYMGLTNKLQKFELAIQKATELGVTEIIPVVCKRSSNAQNIKNWDNKLRRWEEIVVNAAKQCGRNILPIVHSPVKLPEIENNSDLLFVLWEKGGKSLKDYESFSASSVSLIVGPEGGFDKEEIEILKEKGFKPIYLGKRILRAETAAIAGMTLVQFLWGDLGGY from the coding sequence ATGCAGCGATTTAAAGTAGATAAAGTTGGTAATGGCGTGGCTTACCTTCGAGGACAGGAAGCTCGCCATGCTTTAAAAGTTTTAAGACTTAGAAAAGGAGACGAAATAATTATTTTTGATGGAGAAGGAAGAGAATATTTAGCAGAGATAGAAGCTGCCTCTCCAACTTCTGTTAGGTTAAAGGTTCTTGAAGAGATAAATATTAACAGAGATAGTCATTTAAAAACAACGCTTTACATGGGGTTAACAAATAAACTTCAAAAGTTTGAGTTAGCAATACAGAAAGCTACAGAGTTAGGAGTAACAGAAATTATTCCTGTTGTTTGTAAACGTTCATCAAACGCTCAGAATATAAAGAACTGGGATAATAAATTAAGAAGATGGGAAGAAATTGTTGTGAATGCAGCAAAACAGTGTGGAAGAAATATTCTTCCAATTGTTCATTCTCCAGTAAAACTTCCAGAAATAGAAAACAACAGCGATCTTTTATTTGTTCTTTGGGAAAAGGGAGGAAAGAGCTTAAAGGATTATGAATCTTTTTCAGCTTCTTCTGTTTCTTTGATTGTTGGTCCTGAAGGAGGTTTTGACAAGGAAGAGATAGAAATTCTAAAGGAAAAAGGATTTAAACCTATATATCTTGGAAAGAGAATACTAAGGGCAGAAACAGCGGCAATAGCGGGTATGACATTGGTGCAATTCTTGTGGGGAGATTTAGGAGGGTATTAA
- the rplM gene encoding 50S ribosomal protein L13, whose protein sequence is MKTFMLKKEEVQRDWYVVDATGKTLGRLASEIAKILIGKHKPTYTPHVDNGDFVIVINAEKIHVTGKKLDKKIYYKHTGYMGHLKETTLKEMLQKKPEEVIKLAVRGMLPKNKLRDRRMKRLKVYAAPTHPHSAQNPKPLEL, encoded by the coding sequence ATGAAAACCTTCATGCTAAAGAAGGAAGAAGTTCAAAGAGATTGGTACGTGGTAGATGCTACCGGCAAAACACTTGGAAGACTTGCAAGTGAAATTGCAAAAATCCTTATTGGTAAGCACAAGCCAACTTACACTCCTCACGTTGATAACGGTGACTTTGTTATCGTTATCAATGCTGAAAAAATTCATGTAACAGGTAAAAAACTTGACAAAAAGATTTACTACAAACACACAGGTTACATGGGACATCTTAAAGAAACAACTCTTAAAGAAATGCTTCAAAAAAAACCTGAAGAAGTTATCAAGCTTGCTGTAAGAGGAATGCTTCCAAAGAATAAGCTAAGAGACCGCAGAATGAAAAGACTAAAGGTTTACGCAGCTCCTACCCATCCACACTCAGCACAAAACCCTAAACCCCTTGAGCTTTAA
- the argC gene encoding N-acetyl-gamma-glutamyl-phosphate reductase, with product MQDTSGPNVKVSIIGGSGYTGAELLRLLLFHPLVEVVSVTSRQFEGQKVTEVFPHFSKSPYEDLIFENYYPDKVAQNSDVVFCCLPHKAAFPIVKELNEVNPKLKIIDFSADFRFKSVTKYEEVYGVKHTAKELFEKVAYGLPEINREEIKKKNIIANPGCYPTSIILGLYPAKVNNLIDPSFPIIADSKSGVTGAGRKSSLAFTYCEINESFKAYSIEGHRHAPEIAEKLDLTSIRFTPHLVPMNRGILSTIYFKTNVTKEELRRIYKEFYKNEYFIRLKNNPPKTSDVAGTNFCDIYVTKDEENNLGIVISVIDNIGKGASGQAIQNMNIICGFPEGMGLTVFSQWI from the coding sequence GTGCAAGATACCAGTGGTCCAAACGTTAAGGTATCTATTATCGGTGGTTCTGGATATACAGGGGCGGAGCTCCTCCGCCTTTTACTGTTTCATCCGCTTGTAGAAGTAGTCTCTGTAACTTCAAGACAGTTCGAAGGGCAAAAAGTTACAGAAGTTTTTCCTCACTTTTCAAAAAGTCCATATGAAGATCTTATTTTTGAAAATTACTATCCTGATAAAGTTGCACAGAATTCAGATGTCGTCTTTTGCTGTCTTCCCCATAAAGCTGCTTTTCCAATTGTTAAAGAACTTAATGAAGTAAATCCTAAACTAAAAATCATTGACTTTAGTGCTGACTTTCGTTTTAAAAGTGTCACAAAATATGAAGAAGTTTATGGAGTAAAACATACAGCAAAAGAACTTTTTGAAAAAGTTGCCTATGGACTTCCAGAAATAAATAGAGAAGAAATAAAAAAGAAAAACATCATCGCAAATCCTGGCTGCTATCCAACAAGTATTATTCTTGGGCTTTATCCTGCAAAAGTTAACAATCTTATAGATCCTTCTTTTCCCATTATTGCTGACAGTAAATCAGGAGTAACAGGAGCTGGTAGAAAGTCTTCTTTAGCATTTACTTATTGCGAAATAAACGAATCCTTTAAAGCGTATAGTATAGAAGGACATAGACATGCACCAGAAATTGCAGAAAAACTTGATCTAACGTCTATTAGATTTACTCCTCATCTTGTTCCGATGAATAGAGGAATTCTTTCAACTATATACTTTAAAACAAATGTTACTAAAGAAGAGCTAAGAAGAATTTACAAAGAGTTTTATAAAAATGAGTATTTCATAAGACTAAAAAACAATCCACCAAAAACCTCTGATGTTGCAGGAACAAACTTCTGCGATATCTACGTAACAAAAGACGAAGAAAACAACCTTGGAATCGTTATTTCTGTTATTGATAACATAGGAAAGGGAGCTTCCGGTCAGGCTATTCAAAATATGAATATTATTTGTGGTTTTCCTGAAGGCATGGGGCTAACTGTCTTTTCACAGTGGATCTAA